Proteins encoded in a region of the Rutidosis leptorrhynchoides isolate AG116_Rl617_1_P2 chromosome 9, CSIRO_AGI_Rlap_v1, whole genome shotgun sequence genome:
- the LOC139869439 gene encoding uncharacterized protein has protein sequence MGICSSCESTSVVTAKLISHDGRLQEFSYPVKVSYVLQKNPSTFICNSDEMEFDDVVTAINDNDELQLGQLYFALPLTRLRHPLQPEEMAALAVKASSALAGCRRKNVTFTEKCHTKTSGRVVDAAVFETRNGRGGGRSERRRNFMAMLSAIPE, from the coding sequence ATGGGTATTTGCAGTTCATGCGAATCAACATCCGTAGTGACTGCTAAACTAATATCACACGACGGAAGATTACAAGAATTCTCGTACCCAGTTAAAGTGTCGTACGTTTTACAAAAGAATCCTTCTACATTCATATGTAACTCTGACGAAATGGAATTTGATGACGTAGTCACTGCCATTAACGACAATGATGAGCTACAACTTGGTCAGCTTTATTTTGCACTACCGTTGACCCGGTTAAGACACCCACTTCAGCCTGAAGAAATGGCTGCATTGGCGGTGAAAGCCAGCTCAGCATTGGCTGGTTGTAGACGGAAAAATGTGACGTTTACAGAAAAGTGTCATACGAAAACTTCGGGTCGGGTTGTGGATGCGGCGGTTTTTGAGACCCGAAATGGACGAGGCGGCGGTAGGAGTGAAAGACGACGGAATTTTATGGCAATGTTGAGTGCTATTCCGGaatag